The genomic DNA GGTTCATAGCAGAATCTTGAAAAACAACACTCGCTTTCACTTCAATCAAAGACTAGATTTCCAAATTTATGCAAAACTACCAAAATTTATTACAGACAAGCATATATAGGCTTCAACAAAGAGGGCAAAAAATTCAAGAAGGCTGCTCTTGTAAGactaaaaatatcattattaatttgatattttagctataatcttaaaatatcattagtttgatattttaactataatctttattaatttatttataacttcaaattaaaaattcaattattaaatttaagattaaatagttaaattattTAACTAAGGATATTTTATGGTCTTATCAATAATATTtaggtttaattacacttttagtcctaccattttgaccaactcacgaaaatggtccttaaactatatgttttttgcaattttactcctatctccctatttccaactccataaacgcacagaaatgacagttttagtctaACCacatatgctcaaccatgaaataaacaagaaataaaacatgtgggtatAAGGatctactttattcagcacactaacctaatttccgagacatgttacatacctgaaacatgtcttagaaattagggtttttcttggtttgtcTGCTGAACAAAGTatattccttgtacccacatgatttattccttgtttatttcatggttgagcataggtggttggactaaaactgtcatttctgtgcgtttatggagttggaaatagggagatgggactaaaactgcaaaaaatatataatttagggacgattttgttcggTTTAAAAGAGGTAGaaccattttcgtgagttggtcaaaatgcgaggaccaaaagtgtaattaagcctaatatttaattaaaaacagtTGTTTGGAACATGAAAAGTTaacttttgtaataaaaaaaaaaaaaggactaaaattgaaaacaaaaaattgatagtaCCAAAAATTGAAAGGAAATTTTAGAGACGGTAAAAATGAAGGTTCATATATTCAGGGCTAAATGATTCAAGGAGTTGAGGAGTTAAAGTCTATAATTCAAGTTTTGGCAAGGAGACctcacaaaaagaaaaatactatcATTTGACTCTAaaatacaaacatatttaacccttaggAAAATACTTCAAAAGTATATCAGCTTAACtcattattataaattacaaataaaataagccacATTGTTGTGTTagttaataatttatattatttagctaaaataatatctttatttAAGTCAAAGATAATTTGATTAACTAAAGTTTgacaataaattaaaagttaagattaaataaatacaagATGGAGTCTCTAAATAATGGATAGCTTGAATGGTTTCACGCCTAAcatgtaaaaaattgaaattatgaaAATGAACATTGAAACTAATACAATCCCCCCTAATAATACAACCAACATATATAGAAATATGATTGTTAACGAGCATTTAGTGCCAAGATCCAAGAAACCCCCTATCTTTTGTAAATTTCAAACTCTTCTACATAGCCAAGCTTTAGCTACCTCTGAATATGATAATGAAAGGACTTGCCAGTAGCAACCGGCAGCAACTACTACACCATCAACATCTCTCAAGACAACGGCAGTATTCCACTTACCCCCTTTACTGGACTTGTCGTGTCGATATTAAGCTTATAGCAACCACTGAGAAGAGGTGTCCAACGAACATCAAATATAGGTAAATTTGGACCTCTACTTAGTATCTCCAACAACACCGCATAGGCACTCTTAAAATTAACAACATGCATTTGTGTCTTTGAACAATGATAACGACGTCAACATCAATtctttcaaaacattttttatttctagcACGTCATATTTCATAAAACAGGGTCAACACATTGACTATAAAATTTTCAGATCATACATCAATAATAGTTCTTTCCAACCACTCCTGAAATGAAAAAATACTTCTATAATCATGTGAATTAAAAACGACACCTAAATgagaaccaaaccaaacctatTATGACCATTGACATTCCATGAAGAGAGGTGAAATTGTCTCATTAGTTTATCTAAAAAAACACACAATGGGTCacaattaatttctttttaaagaaataattttctGTTGGTAATTTTGTGGGAGAATCCTCGAAACAAAATAGATGTATCTTGAAATAGTTTAAATTTTCCTCAATTTTTCCATACTTTTTGTTCAAGATCTTGCGCCGAATTATAGAGCTAAAATAATTTTCCATCAAAGGATATTTGTAGAAAAagatataagtataattttggtatctttctcattattatttttctccaATCTTTCcgtgtatatatatttcaaaaattaatactTTCCTGATCGAAGGAAATCTCAAAATATTGAAGAGGTGTGATGACCGGATGTAATCTCatcagataaaaataaatttggacAAAACATTATTAGGGTTGTAAACCTGcttaaactcttccaaaattttgcttataaatgcaTTGTATAACAAAATCATCACCAAAAGGCAAATTACTTTTCTACTTCTACCTCATACTTACTTCAAAGCTTGATCACTCATTCATGGAGTCCTCCTCCTTTGACCTAACTGTGACTCCCATCCTTAAACCAATCCAACCCCTGTCACTAGAAAATCCTTTTTTGGATGGTTTTTTCTCCATTCATTTTCATTACAACCTCTTAACTATTTCATCCACATCCAATGACCCAAAAAACCTTATCTTCAATTTTAGAACACTTGTCCGCAACAACTTCTTGATTCCTTTCGATATCTTATGCAATTATAATGAACAAACACACATGGATGATGTTGTTCTAAACAATCTCTTCGTGTTCAGCATCTTCCGTGATATGTCTAACGGCATATTAGACAAACTTCTGTCTGGCATTAAAGAATGTGCTAGAAATATGGTTGCACTCAACATCGAAGAATGTGGAACGTTGGAGATGAATGTGCTGCTCCGTAGAGTTACCACACTCGAGGTTGAAGAAGATGGATTAGATCAATACTATCAATGTTCTATTTCTCAACAAAATGTTGGTTTGTCATTGAAATCGGTTGATGAAACTATTTCAAATTCCAACGATAAATGTTCAATTTGTTTGGAGGAGTTGCACAACGAATCGCAGTCAAAACTCTTTCATACAAAATGCTCTCATGTTTTTCATAAAGAGTGTATTGCCCAGTTGATCTATGGATGCATCAATCGTTCGACTCCGTATTCTTGTCCAATGTGTCGACAAGAGATAATGTGAGTAGAGAAGGGACAATATGCATGCATTAATTGAAGTCCCTTGTTCATTGTTTCAGGTGTATTGGGTCTCTAATGGTGTTTGTTTTTGTGGGTTTATTGTTGTAAGGTGTGGCAGGTCTGTGTCGTGCTTTCTGCTTTGTCTGTATTATTGTGGTGAGAGCCACTGATTCTAGTTATTCTTTGgctcttttttgtttgtatttttctgCAATCGCACTTcttgttgattaaaaaaaaaatatcgcgTATTAAAATAATTAGTTATAAAGTTCTtattcttgttatttttttaactcaaaTTTCCATGCTTTAAAATTGTTCAATTATGTTACTTTTTTCCCTGTATAGATTATCTGAATTAGAGAGTATCTTACATGCTTGATTACTCAATATAGgttaaacaaacacaaaatactCTTAAATCCCATTACTTCGCTTTTAGGAGCACTTAGGAAAAAAGAAGAATGTACACAGAGAAAGTGTACGTCATCTAGAAAATTTTAATCATATGAATGTACATCATCTAGAAAATCTTCAGCAGTCACATAGTTTTTCCCATTAGTAATCTTAATAATGATGTTTGgtagtttggaggggaggggaagggaggcaACATAGTCACATTGGTTTCCCTTTAGTAATCTTCCTAACGATgaaatataagagaaaattgagaaatcttttaaaaaaaattaaagagtatATTTTCCCTCCCCTCTAAACTCCTAAACAAAACCTAAGTTCACTCCGTTATGTTCATTTATATTTCTGTACATTCAGGTTCGCTAATGATCCATTCCCTCTCTGTGCTTTTAATTTCTAGTTttgttttaatgaattgaaacatgaaattttatcATGATATATCTATATTCTCTGCAGTTATAATGAATGTTATTTACAACAATGAAATTGTTTGTCTAGCGTAGCATTAATTCCTACAAAATTTTGGTCTGCAAGGTGCAGTAAGGGTTCTATTAGATTAGTTGGTCGGTGCTTCTGGTAATTCTTTACATGTTCATTAAATTTCTTTGACGTACGTTCTTTAGTTTTTATGTATGTCATTCGTTAGCATGAATTGTTTTAACTAAAACACTGCTATTTAGAAGATTGGAATTTTCAGTTTGTTCAATTAAATTTTTGCTCTCTTGAACTTTCCAAATTTTCCTTTGCTTTTCGAGTTTGAGCATAGATTTAGAATTGAGCTTTTTTTTTACTGTCTCATATGTCTGtaatgaaatgaattttctttctttaaggcATTATGTTATGTATAATTTTCTAACTATCATAATTGTGACCTTCACGATACAGGTTAgaatctatgaagcacagacactttTTGGATTAGGGGTGTCCTGGTGTTGGATATGCATCGATGTCCGACACGACACCTATGATTACActaaaatatgtcattttctcaaattattatccgttTCGGTATCTCTGTCTGTGTTGTATCTgatgtctgtgcttcataggttagAATTCAAGATTAAAAATTATACTCTGGGATCATTATTGTGTTGTTAAAATGTGTAGATGAATTGGTCCACCTAGTACTGCTTATGTCACAATTGGTACCAAGGTAAAAGAAGCTGTGGATAAGGTAAGGTCTTTTTGGTATACATCTATATTTGCACTGAtctttttttgaattaattgtATGCAACATATGTTTAACAGACTATTCTTCCTCTCTTGGCAGAGCTtctgcaattttttttgtctcttagAATAATTGGCACACtttaaaatacaaatacaatatttgttattattgtttttcactaatataagaaaattttcaaaataaaattggtcctatttataagaaaatgtcacaaCTTTTAAATTATAGTCATTGTTTAAATACAATTGATAAGGATAatataaaattggtaatttctTGAAAAATAGTTCACAATCTAAATGTGAGTATTAAATTGAGAGGGGGGAGTACAACCAAACTCTTGCAGTGAAAGTGAACTAACACCTCATATAGCAACTTCCCCCATCCCCCACTCAGCGATAGATGTAGCTTACTCTATTTATTGATC from Medicago truncatula cultivar Jemalong A17 chromosome 8, MtrunA17r5.0-ANR, whole genome shotgun sequence includes the following:
- the LOC11411367 gene encoding uncharacterized protein; protein product: MDDVVLNNLFVFSIFRDMSNGILDKLLSGIKECARNMVALNIEECGTLEMNVLLRRVTTLEVEEDGLDQYYQCSISQQNVGLSLKSVDETISNSNDKCSICLEELHNESQSKLFHTKCSHVFHKECIAQLIYGCINRSTPYSCPMCRQEIM